A part of Larkinella insperata genomic DNA contains:
- a CDS encoding OmpA family protein, with the protein MRTVAFVVAGSLLLTETMTGCKAIREKTNKTQRGAIIGAGAGAVAGGLIGRKSGNTAIGAILGATVGGAGGALIGRRMDKQAEELRRGLENARVERVGEGIKITFDSDFLFDVDQADLKSGNRDNLAKLAETLKKYEDTEVLIEGHADNTGSDEHNQKLSERRAKTVAKLIQSQGIKGSRLTEKGYGESQPVADNSTVSGRQQNRRVEVAIYANEKLRKAAERGTIGNINT; encoded by the coding sequence ATGCGAACAGTAGCCTTTGTTGTAGCCGGTAGTCTACTGCTGACCGAAACAATGACGGGATGTAAAGCAATCAGAGAGAAAACCAATAAAACTCAACGGGGAGCCATCATTGGCGCTGGTGCTGGTGCTGTAGCGGGCGGGTTGATCGGCCGCAAATCCGGAAACACGGCCATTGGCGCCATTTTAGGGGCAACCGTCGGTGGAGCCGGTGGCGCTCTGATCGGTCGGCGCATGGATAAACAGGCCGAAGAATTACGGCGGGGTCTGGAAAACGCGCGGGTTGAACGGGTAGGCGAAGGCATTAAAATCACCTTCGATTCCGATTTTCTGTTTGACGTCGATCAGGCTGACCTGAAAAGCGGCAACCGCGACAATCTTGCTAAATTGGCGGAAACGCTGAAAAAATACGAAGATACGGAAGTGTTAATTGAGGGCCATGCGGATAACACCGGGTCGGATGAACACAACCAGAAACTGTCGGAACGCCGGGCTAAAACCGTGGCTAAATTGATTCAGTCGCAAGGCATCAAAGGCAGCCGGTTAACTGAAAAAGGTTACGGCGAAAGCCAACCCGTCGCGGATAACAGCACGGTATCAGGCCGTCAGCAAAACCGTCGGGTTGAGGTTGCTATCTACGCCAACGAAAAACTGCGGAAAGCAGCTGAGCGGGGCACCATTGGAAATATCAACACGTAA
- a CDS encoding hybrid sensor histidine kinase/response regulator — protein MTQPDELSEKNIRVLLVEDDEDDFVLTKSLLSTRDNANIKLDWVSDFNSALEHVYQNTYDVYLVDYRLGERTGIELIQEAFNTGFKTPMILLTGQDDLEVDYSALKLGAADYLVKGRIDAQLLGRSIRYAMRQAHTVGELAEKENRYRSLFERSIDAIFITDRNFEFQEINPSMVNLTGYTSEELRSMSVRDLFDKPEVYDLLRQQIDGPVHVKDTEVVLVSKDQKKIDCLLSVVAIPDKAGVTNWFQTIVRDVTQQKKAQRDLLIAEKLSMTGQIARSIAHEVRNPLTNLHLALEQLREELPPEDPGLSLYINIIRRNAERIGQLITEMLNSSKPRDLELTPYSLNEAVKETLHLVHDRLQLKGMKLITDFTTDDSEVRLDKEQFKTALLNILINAVEAMKEMTGVLTVKTISLGDRAIMVCVEDNGTGISEQNRQRLFDPFFTGKQGGMGLGLTTTQNIINSHRGSIEVESQEGMGTTFRLIFPK, from the coding sequence ATGACTCAACCCGATGAACTATCGGAAAAAAACATTCGGGTTTTATTGGTTGAAGACGATGAAGATGATTTTGTCCTGACAAAATCGCTACTATCTACCCGCGACAACGCCAACATCAAGCTTGATTGGGTCAGTGATTTCAATTCGGCGTTGGAACATGTTTACCAGAATACGTACGATGTGTACCTAGTCGATTACCGTCTGGGTGAACGTACGGGTATTGAATTGATTCAGGAGGCCTTTAACACGGGCTTCAAGACGCCCATGATTCTGCTGACCGGGCAGGATGATCTGGAGGTAGACTATTCGGCGCTGAAACTGGGTGCTGCCGATTACCTGGTGAAAGGCCGGATCGACGCTCAGTTGCTCGGACGAAGTATTCGCTATGCCATGCGGCAGGCGCATACCGTAGGGGAGCTGGCCGAAAAAGAAAACCGGTATCGTTCGCTGTTTGAACGGTCGATTGATGCCATCTTTATTACGGACCGCAATTTTGAGTTTCAGGAAATAAACCCGTCGATGGTCAATCTGACGGGTTACACCAGCGAAGAATTGCGTTCGATGAGTGTGCGGGATCTGTTCGATAAGCCAGAGGTCTATGATCTGCTGCGGCAGCAAATCGATGGTCCGGTGCATGTGAAGGATACGGAAGTCGTGCTGGTTAGCAAAGACCAGAAAAAAATTGACTGCCTGCTCTCGGTTGTGGCGATTCCGGACAAAGCCGGGGTAACCAACTGGTTTCAAACCATCGTTCGGGATGTAACCCAGCAAAAGAAAGCGCAACGGGATCTGCTGATTGCTGAGAAGCTGAGCATGACGGGTCAGATTGCCCGGAGCATTGCGCACGAAGTCCGCAATCCGCTCACTAACCTGCACCTAGCGCTGGAGCAACTTCGCGAGGAGTTGCCACCCGAAGATCCGGGTTTATCCCTCTATATCAACATCATTCGTCGGAATGCGGAGCGCATCGGCCAGTTGATCACCGAAATGCTCAACTCATCGAAACCGAGAGACCTGGAATTAACCCCGTATAGCCTTAATGAAGCGGTAAAAGAAACCCTGCACCTGGTTCACGACCGGCTCCAGCTAAAGGGTATGAAGCTCATTACCGATTTCACGACCGATGATAGTGAGGTGCGGCTCGACAAGGAACAGTTCAAAACAGCTCTGCTTAACATTTTGATCAATGCCGTAGAAGCTATGAAGGAGATGACTGGCGTTCTGACTGTAAAGACCATTTCGCTGGGCGATCGGGCTATTATGGTTTGTGTCGAGGATAACGGAACTGGTATTTCTGAGCAAAACCGGCAGCGGCTATTTGATCCCTTCTTTACCGGAAAACAGGGAGGTATGGGGCTTGGCCTGACCACCACGCAAAACATCATTAACAGCCACCGAGGCTCCATCGAAGTAGAGAGTCAGGAGGGAATGGGAACCACTTTTAGGTTGATATTTCCTAAATAA
- a CDS encoding four-helix bundle copper-binding protein: MIWKKNIYDTLINCASTCDEYATECSRQQDIEDLYRCIFLSLDCADLCRQVAVLYVRGSENTRLLARTCIEVCEKCAEECEQLSAERACQIASTCRQCIRACMAILEMGIHHDEETETSRSLFVALGRQEMLYN, translated from the coding sequence ATGATCTGGAAGAAAAACATTTACGACACCTTAATAAATTGCGCTTCTACCTGTGACGAATACGCTACTGAGTGTTCCCGTCAGCAGGATATTGAAGATTTGTACCGCTGCATTTTCTTGAGTCTGGACTGTGCTGATCTATGCCGTCAGGTAGCGGTTCTGTATGTTCGGGGATCTGAGAACACGCGGTTACTGGCCCGGACCTGCATTGAAGTGTGCGAAAAGTGCGCCGAAGAGTGCGAGCAACTGAGCGCCGAACGAGCCTGTCAGATTGCTTCAACCTGCCGCCAGTGCATCCGGGCTTGCATGGCCATTCTGGAAATGGGTATTCACCACGACGAAGAAACGGAAACTTCCCGTTCCCTGTTTGTGGCACTTGGTCGTCAGGAAATGCTTTACAACTAA
- a CDS encoding ferritin-like domain-containing protein has protein sequence MEVGKINGEILDRLNTLLTRTRDGERGYQEAAENVKDTELKSLFLAQSRQRGEFAMEIDREVRTLGGDPETTTSLAADLHRAWINIKSTITGHSDKAIVEECKRGDGQALDDYQEILKNTSLIASTRELLLRQKERIESAHASMARLADVV, from the coding sequence ATGGAAGTAGGAAAAATCAATGGCGAAATTCTGGATCGCCTGAATACACTGTTGACACGCACCCGCGATGGAGAAAGGGGCTATCAGGAAGCCGCTGAGAATGTTAAGGATACGGAACTGAAAAGCCTTTTTCTGGCTCAATCACGGCAGCGGGGTGAATTTGCCATGGAAATCGACCGCGAAGTCCGGACACTAGGTGGCGACCCCGAAACCACCACCAGTCTGGCCGCCGATCTGCACCGCGCCTGGATCAATATCAAATCAACCATTACCGGCCACAGCGACAAAGCAATTGTGGAAGAGTGTAAACGGGGGGATGGTCAGGCGCTGGATGACTACCAGGAAATCCTGAAAAATACGAGTCTGATTGCCAGCACCCGCGAGTTGTTGCTCCGCCAGAAAGAGCGGATCGAGTCAGCCCATGCATCAATGGCACGGCTGGCCGACGTCGTCTGA
- the glgX gene encoding glycogen debranching protein GlgX has translation MELTNTVENPEDIRSRPGKPYPLGATWDGEGVNFALFSEHATGVTLCLFDAEDPTKETQQIPVIERTEHVWHIYLESIKPGQLYGYRVDGPFEPGRGFLFNPKKLLLDPYAKGISGPVESHIAQLGFNPDNQDEDRFSKQQEDDSAPYVPKSIVIDSSFDWEDDQRPDIPLNRTIIYEMHVKGFTKQHPDLPENIRGTYAGLGSPEAINYLKSLGITTVELMPVHQFTSETYWGYNSIGYFAPHSEYASKGEMGYAVHEFKEMVKALHKAGIEVVLDVVYNHTAEGNHNGPTLSFRGIDNPAYYWLVEGNELYYMDYTGTGNTFNMSHPRTLQLVMDSLRYWVTEMHVDGFRFDLATALAHSLNAAGQLSAFLDTIQQDPVLSQVKLIAEPWDIQSYHVGNFPVNWSEWNGKYRDCIRGFWKGDEGLAGEVATRIMGSPDLYNDGRQPSNSINLITAHDGFTLNDLVSYNDKHNEANNENNQDGANDNQSWNMGVEGPTDDEAIIWAREQQKRNFLATLLLSQGTPMLLMGDECSRTQQGNNNAYAQDNEIAWFNWEWSADQQALFDFTRQLTELRQQFPLLRRRKFYSPEEAVWLRNDGKPMNEKNWNDGITRCLGVMIDGTKVDEQDENGEPIGEGRLLLLFNAFWESVPFKLPKVGRKHTWQVLINTDLDAKVPYDVSAREPFELKGRSLVLLKM, from the coding sequence ATGGAACTTACAAATACTGTAGAAAACCCGGAAGATATTCGCTCCCGGCCAGGAAAGCCCTATCCGCTGGGTGCGACCTGGGATGGTGAAGGTGTTAATTTTGCCCTTTTTAGTGAACACGCCACGGGCGTTACCCTGTGCCTATTCGATGCGGAAGATCCCACCAAGGAAACCCAGCAGATTCCGGTGATTGAACGTACCGAACACGTCTGGCACATTTACCTGGAATCGATCAAGCCGGGCCAATTGTATGGTTATCGGGTAGACGGTCCTTTCGAACCCGGGCGGGGTTTTTTGTTCAATCCGAAAAAACTGCTGCTCGACCCGTACGCCAAAGGTATTAGTGGCCCTGTTGAGAGTCATATTGCCCAATTGGGATTTAATCCGGATAACCAGGATGAAGACCGGTTTTCGAAGCAACAAGAGGATGACAGTGCGCCGTATGTACCCAAATCCATCGTTATCGATTCCAGCTTTGACTGGGAGGACGATCAACGGCCGGACATCCCGCTGAACCGCACCATCATTTACGAAATGCACGTAAAGGGTTTCACGAAACAGCACCCCGATTTGCCCGAAAACATTCGTGGTACGTACGCGGGGCTGGGTAGCCCCGAAGCAATCAATTACCTGAAGTCGCTGGGCATTACCACGGTTGAATTGATGCCCGTTCATCAATTCACAAGCGAAACGTACTGGGGATACAACTCCATTGGTTACTTTGCCCCGCACAGTGAATATGCTTCTAAGGGTGAAATGGGCTATGCGGTCCATGAATTCAAAGAAATGGTAAAAGCCCTGCACAAAGCAGGTATTGAAGTGGTACTCGATGTAGTTTATAACCATACCGCAGAAGGCAACCACAACGGCCCAACACTTTCGTTCCGGGGTATTGACAACCCAGCTTACTACTGGCTGGTTGAAGGCAACGAATTGTACTACATGGACTATACCGGAACGGGTAATACGTTCAATATGAGCCATCCCCGAACTCTGCAACTGGTGATGGACAGCCTTCGGTATTGGGTTACGGAGATGCACGTTGACGGCTTCCGGTTTGACCTGGCCACGGCCCTGGCCCATAGCCTGAATGCAGCCGGCCAGTTATCGGCGTTCCTGGATACCATCCAGCAGGATCCGGTTCTGTCGCAGGTGAAACTGATTGCCGAACCCTGGGATATTCAATCGTATCATGTCGGTAATTTCCCGGTCAACTGGTCGGAATGGAACGGCAAATACCGTGACTGCATCCGGGGCTTCTGGAAAGGCGATGAAGGCCTGGCGGGTGAAGTTGCCACCCGGATCATGGGGAGTCCCGACCTGTACAACGACGGACGACAGCCCTCCAACAGCATCAACCTCATCACGGCCCACGACGGTTTTACCCTCAACGACCTGGTGAGTTACAATGACAAGCACAACGAAGCCAACAACGAAAACAACCAGGATGGTGCTAATGACAACCAGAGCTGGAACATGGGCGTAGAAGGCCCAACTGACGATGAAGCAATCATTTGGGCCCGGGAGCAACAAAAACGGAACTTCCTAGCAACGCTGCTGCTGAGCCAGGGAACTCCGATGCTGCTTATGGGCGACGAATGCAGCCGTACCCAACAGGGAAACAACAATGCCTACGCCCAGGATAATGAGATTGCCTGGTTTAACTGGGAATGGTCGGCGGATCAGCAGGCGTTATTTGATTTTACCCGGCAGCTCACCGAGCTGCGCCAGCAGTTTCCGCTCCTGCGTCGCCGGAAATTTTATAGCCCCGAAGAAGCCGTCTGGCTCCGCAACGACGGCAAGCCGATGAATGAGAAAAACTGGAACGACGGTATTACACGCTGTTTGGGAGTGATGATTGACGGAACCAAAGTGGATGAACAAGACGAAAACGGCGAACCCATTGGTGAAGGCCGACTGTTGCTGCTGTTCAATGCTTTCTGGGAATCGGTACCGTTCAAGTTACCCAAGGTGGGCCGCAAGCACACCTGGCAGGTACTGATCAATACCGATCTGGACGCTAAAGTTCCTTACGACGTTTCCGCACGGGAACCTTTCGAACTCAAAGGCCGCTCGCTGGTACTGCTGAAAATGTAA
- a CDS encoding pyridoxamine 5'-phosphate oxidase family protein, whose protein sequence is METKEQQNKEMAKVSELIEDIRIGMLTTQDGSGNLVSRPMAVMQLDENGDLWFFTKENSPKTDQISENYKVNVAFADVADASYVSVSGTAQELHDRAKIEELWSPMAKPWFPEGKDDPQLAILKVHIETAEYWDSTSSRMVRLFEMARAALTGDTYKEGENKIVENR, encoded by the coding sequence ATGGAAACCAAAGAACAACAGAATAAGGAAATGGCGAAAGTAAGTGAACTGATCGAAGATATTCGAATTGGGATGCTTACCACCCAGGACGGAAGCGGAAACCTCGTCAGCCGACCGATGGCGGTCATGCAGCTTGATGAAAATGGCGACCTGTGGTTTTTCACTAAAGAAAACTCTCCAAAAACCGATCAGATCAGCGAGAACTATAAAGTAAACGTGGCGTTTGCCGACGTTGCTGACGCTTCATATGTGTCCGTGAGTGGTACGGCCCAGGAACTTCATGATCGGGCCAAAATTGAGGAGTTGTGGTCGCCGATGGCTAAACCGTGGTTTCCCGAAGGCAAGGATGACCCGCAACTGGCAATCCTGAAAGTACACATCGAAACCGCTGAATACTGGGACTCAACATCCAGTCGGATGGTACGGCTTTTTGAAATGGCCCGGGCCGCTCTGACGGGTGACACCTACAAGGAAGGCGAAAACAAAATAGTGGAAAACCGGTAG
- a CDS encoding lactonase family protein translates to MKKQSLVALATLLTSGVFAQQEPIQFTAKGIVALSDADMSASALADGNLYKSKTNRDVLTVIKFPLDRSGQNMVTAPISNSSALYDKAAVVTPNGRFAFVLEGRGPLGDSVSTLKDGVKGLPAAARMFIVDLAPAKPSAKVVSVGNLPTAITINPQGNTLAVASGDAGKEMRLVEIDNTGTPKRVITAPSPVPNARITDLVWSPAGDFIAYVIEDTQEVGLMKYSLDAAKKPNIIPHGKPIKVGGLPATGRFSPDGKFFIVSDIKKSANAQGAGKGELFVVQFSTEDTPGEHKVVSQLAAGESGEALTISPDGSMVIVANAGQSYQPFGNAGAGKSSLSVYALDKEGKLNLANEYPFEGIMPQSIEFDKSGNAIAVAVSEYLDYGDRTGAIEFWKVTKGDKPSLKKMAGKISVPRGCHTVRVY, encoded by the coding sequence ATGAAAAAACAGAGTTTGGTTGCGCTTGCCACCTTATTAACATCGGGCGTTTTTGCCCAGCAGGAACCTATCCAGTTTACCGCCAAAGGAATTGTGGCCCTGTCGGATGCCGACATGTCCGCTTCAGCTTTGGCTGACGGTAACTTGTATAAAAGTAAAACCAACCGGGATGTTCTGACGGTTATCAAATTCCCGCTCGACCGCAGCGGGCAGAACATGGTGACGGCTCCGATTTCCAACTCATCGGCCCTCTACGACAAAGCCGCCGTTGTAACACCGAACGGACGGTTTGCCTTCGTGCTGGAAGGACGCGGACCGTTGGGAGATAGTGTGTCTACGCTGAAAGATGGAGTGAAAGGCCTGCCCGCAGCAGCCCGGATGTTTATTGTTGACCTGGCTCCGGCCAAGCCCTCGGCAAAAGTAGTGAGCGTTGGAAACCTGCCAACAGCCATTACCATCAATCCGCAGGGCAATACGCTGGCCGTTGCGTCGGGTGATGCGGGCAAAGAAATGCGGCTGGTTGAAATTGATAATACGGGTACCCCTAAACGCGTGATCACCGCACCTTCGCCGGTACCGAACGCCCGGATTACGGACCTGGTCTGGAGTCCGGCCGGTGACTTCATTGCCTACGTCATTGAAGATACGCAGGAAGTGGGCCTGATGAAATACTCGCTCGATGCCGCCAAAAAGCCTAATATCATACCGCACGGCAAGCCCATCAAAGTGGGCGGTCTGCCGGCAACCGGACGATTTTCTCCCGACGGCAAATTCTTTATCGTATCCGATATCAAGAAAAGCGCTAATGCGCAGGGCGCGGGCAAGGGCGAACTATTCGTCGTTCAGTTCAGCACCGAAGACACGCCCGGCGAGCATAAGGTGGTCTCGCAATTGGCTGCCGGTGAGAGCGGAGAAGCCCTCACAATCAGTCCGGATGGCTCAATGGTGATTGTCGCCAATGCGGGTCAATCGTATCAGCCTTTCGGTAACGCGGGTGCCGGGAAAAGTTCGCTGTCCGTTTATGCCCTCGACAAAGAAGGGAAGCTAAATCTGGCCAATGAATATCCGTTTGAGGGAATCATGCCGCAGAGCATCGAATTCGACAAGAGCGGTAACGCCATTGCCGTAGCCGTCTCGGAATACCTCGATTACGGAGATCGGACCGGCGCCATCGAGTTCTGGAAAGTAACCAAAGGCGATAAACCGTCGCTGAAAAAAATGGCCGGCAAAATCAGCGTCCCCCGCGGCTGCCATACCGTACGGGTTTATTAA
- a CDS encoding DUF3891 family protein, protein MIVRSTDFGWELIHQQAHGLLAVKIATHWSAEKRTDRWVETLVALTEHDDGQEPWEGRNHLTVAGAPKDFLIDEYSVAQAKRMVEIALEKSRWNALMVSMHATYLYSVLEDQNTELAEFLEEQRQNQKKWIRQMELSVKEAKYAYAFLQWCDSLSLILCQDDLPQKERRLEISPGPDGIIYYVFQRTDQTLGVDPWPFDSSDFTVQIEAHQLHQLGFKDDQELYKCIQEAPIKEKEWRFRKE, encoded by the coding sequence ATGATTGTCAGAAGTACAGATTTTGGCTGGGAATTGATTCATCAACAGGCCCACGGTTTGCTGGCGGTCAAAATTGCCACCCACTGGAGTGCAGAAAAACGAACCGACCGTTGGGTTGAGACGCTCGTGGCCTTAACGGAACACGATGATGGGCAGGAGCCTTGGGAAGGTAGAAACCACCTGACCGTGGCCGGAGCTCCAAAGGATTTTCTGATTGATGAATACTCCGTTGCGCAAGCCAAGCGGATGGTTGAAATTGCGCTGGAAAAAAGCCGCTGGAATGCCCTGATGGTTTCGATGCACGCAACGTACTTGTATAGTGTGCTGGAAGACCAGAACACCGAACTGGCCGAGTTTCTGGAGGAGCAGCGGCAAAACCAGAAGAAGTGGATTCGGCAAATGGAGCTTTCCGTAAAAGAGGCAAAGTATGCCTACGCCTTCTTACAGTGGTGTGATTCTCTATCTCTTATTTTGTGCCAGGACGATTTGCCGCAGAAGGAGCGACGGCTGGAAATTAGTCCCGGTCCGGATGGGATTATCTACTACGTTTTTCAACGGACGGACCAGACCCTGGGCGTCGATCCATGGCCCTTTGATTCATCCGACTTTACGGTGCAGATCGAAGCACATCAATTGCACCAACTGGGTTTTAAGGACGACCAGGAGCTTTACAAATGCATACAGGAAGCGCCCATCAAAGAGAAAGAGTGGAGATTTCGAAAAGAATAA
- a CDS encoding S9 family peptidase: MRQRALNCFILFLSFSTFINSQAQKRPLTHADYDRWQSIRAEKHSNNGQWLYYQIDPQEGDGQLELIRVSPDTESQTAQLVEAKAGGPNVPPERRSASFSASTPALNARKLIRRYVFPRGYLAQFTPDSRFLVMRLKAPYRLVREAKKKKVKADQLPKDSLLVFNLETGNRISFANVKAYVVPKEKGDWTAILLEHPEEKGVKKDSSATKAASRTRASVSTKKPKGDDLILLNHETGLTHSFRYVTYATVSDNGQTIFYTKDAVNDTLKKAGVFAFDTGKQQEMLIDTSSKRKLYKGLAVDKTGSQLAWLATADSADADVRAYALYYKRLIPAPVQKSRKRNAPVVFSGLSGQTVVLADTLTKAYPKGWNVNEYRTPSFSEDGKRLYFATSILPPKPIKDSTQLDEERVKVDIWSWNDPIIQPMQLRQLKQEKERGFLAVCDLATGGITQLGNREIPNVQIDAKADHPYWLGLSNLPYQINSMWDPGQVDLYLINARTGQKNRIANDVRVSYAQLSPGGKYAWWYDERDSLWRAWSIAESKRIDLTRGIAARFFDEEHDTPDLPGSYGAAGWTKDDRYVLIYDRFDLWRIDPTGQEKAVNLTAGYGRKNRIRLRRVNFDPDEKYVNLTGDLWLTGFWEKDKSTGILRKSIADPAAEPVVLTQGAYRFASLTKAKNAPTLTFHKGNFREPINLYLTDTTFMKPQQLTRINPQQDSIRWGNVELVNWIGNNGVRLEGLLYKPEDFDPKKKYPMLVYYYERNAETLNDYKAPAPSRSTINMSYCVSNGYLVFVPDIVYTTGMPGQNAYDCIVPGVLSLIEKGFVDRDRIGLQGQSWGGYQTAFLVTKTNLFKAAMAGAPVANMTSAYGGIRWGTGMSRMFQYEKTQSRIGGTLWDKPMNYIESSPLFYANRIQTPLLLMANDQDGAVPWYQSIEFYSALRRLSKPAWLLVYNGEDHNLTQRHNAKDLSVRMYQFFDYYLKDTPEPAWMKQGRSAVEKELGIMKY; encoded by the coding sequence ATGCGTCAACGTGCTTTAAATTGCTTTATCCTTTTTCTTTCCTTTTCAACCTTTATCAATTCCCAGGCTCAGAAACGTCCGCTGACCCACGCCGATTACGACCGCTGGCAAAGTATACGCGCCGAAAAACATTCCAACAACGGCCAGTGGCTCTATTACCAGATTGATCCGCAGGAAGGCGACGGCCAACTGGAGCTGATCCGGGTAAGTCCGGATACGGAGTCTCAGACGGCCCAACTCGTTGAGGCCAAGGCCGGAGGACCCAATGTACCGCCAGAGCGCCGGTCGGCTTCGTTTAGTGCATCAACGCCGGCTCTCAACGCCCGAAAGCTGATTCGTCGGTACGTATTTCCGCGCGGTTATCTGGCGCAATTCACGCCCGACAGCCGGTTTCTGGTTATGCGCCTGAAAGCCCCGTACCGATTGGTGCGGGAAGCCAAGAAGAAAAAGGTGAAAGCCGATCAACTGCCCAAAGACAGCCTGCTGGTGTTTAACCTCGAAACCGGCAACCGCATCAGTTTTGCCAACGTAAAAGCGTACGTCGTTCCGAAAGAAAAGGGGGACTGGACGGCCATCTTGCTGGAACATCCGGAAGAAAAGGGCGTCAAAAAAGACTCATCGGCAACCAAAGCAGCCAGCCGAACCCGGGCGTCGGTTTCGACCAAAAAGCCAAAGGGCGACGATTTGATTCTTTTAAACCATGAAACCGGCCTGACGCACTCCTTCCGCTACGTAACCTACGCGACGGTTTCCGACAACGGCCAGACAATTTTTTACACCAAAGACGCCGTCAACGATACACTGAAAAAAGCCGGGGTCTTTGCCTTCGACACCGGCAAACAGCAGGAAATGCTCATCGATACCAGCTCGAAGCGCAAACTTTACAAGGGGCTGGCCGTCGACAAAACCGGTTCGCAACTGGCCTGGCTGGCCACGGCCGACAGCGCCGACGCCGACGTTCGGGCTTATGCGCTGTACTACAAACGACTGATTCCGGCTCCGGTTCAGAAATCCCGCAAACGCAACGCCCCGGTGGTGTTCTCCGGCTTAAGCGGTCAAACCGTTGTGCTGGCCGACACCCTCACGAAAGCTTATCCGAAAGGCTGGAACGTCAACGAATACCGCACCCCGAGCTTCTCGGAAGACGGCAAACGGCTTTACTTCGCCACCTCCATCCTGCCGCCCAAGCCCATCAAAGACTCCACGCAACTGGACGAAGAACGGGTCAAGGTCGATATCTGGAGCTGGAACGACCCGATCATTCAGCCCATGCAACTCCGGCAGTTGAAGCAGGAAAAAGAGCGGGGTTTTCTGGCGGTTTGCGATCTGGCCACGGGGGGCATTACGCAACTGGGCAACCGGGAAATCCCGAATGTTCAGATTGATGCCAAAGCGGATCATCCGTACTGGTTGGGATTAAGCAATTTGCCGTACCAGATCAACAGCATGTGGGACCCCGGACAAGTTGATCTGTACCTGATCAACGCCCGGACCGGCCAGAAAAATCGGATTGCCAACGACGTCCGGGTGTCGTACGCGCAGTTGTCGCCGGGCGGAAAATACGCCTGGTGGTACGATGAGCGGGATTCGCTCTGGCGGGCGTGGTCGATTGCCGAAAGCAAACGCATTGATCTGACGCGCGGCATTGCGGCCCGGTTTTTTGACGAAGAACACGACACCCCCGACCTGCCGGGTAGTTACGGAGCCGCTGGCTGGACCAAGGATGACCGCTATGTGCTGATTTACGACCGTTTCGACCTGTGGCGCATTGATCCAACGGGGCAGGAAAAAGCCGTTAACCTGACGGCGGGCTACGGCCGTAAAAACCGCATCCGGCTCCGGCGCGTCAATTTTGATCCGGACGAAAAATACGTCAATCTAACGGGCGACCTCTGGTTGACGGGTTTCTGGGAAAAAGACAAATCGACCGGGATTCTCCGGAAATCAATCGCTGATCCGGCGGCTGAACCGGTGGTGCTGACGCAGGGCGCTTACCGTTTCGCCAGCCTGACGAAAGCCAAAAACGCCCCGACGCTGACGTTCCACAAGGGCAATTTCCGCGAACCCATCAACCTGTACCTGACCGACACGACCTTCATGAAGCCGCAGCAACTGACGCGCATCAATCCGCAGCAGGACAGCATTCGCTGGGGCAACGTGGAGCTGGTCAACTGGATCGGCAACAACGGGGTACGGCTGGAAGGGCTGCTCTACAAACCCGAGGATTTCGACCCGAAGAAAAAATACCCGATGCTGGTGTATTACTACGAACGCAACGCCGAAACGCTGAACGATTACAAGGCCCCGGCGCCCAGTCGATCAACGATCAACATGTCGTACTGCGTATCGAACGGCTACCTGGTTTTTGTGCCCGACATTGTGTATACAACCGGGATGCCGGGACAAAACGCCTATGACTGCATCGTGCCGGGGGTATTGAGCCTGATTGAAAAAGGATTCGTGGACCGCGACCGCATCGGGTTGCAGGGACAAAGCTGGGGAGGCTATCAGACGGCTTTTCTGGTTACTAAAACCAACCTGTTCAAAGCGGCTATGGCGGGTGCCCCCGTGGCCAACATGACCAGCGCCTACGGCGGTATCCGGTGGGGTACGGGCATGAGCCGGATGTTTCAGTACGAAAAAACGCAGAGCCGCATAGGGGGGACCCTCTGGGACAAACCGATGAATTACATCGAAAGCTCCCCGCTTTTCTATGCCAACCGCATTCAGACGCCGTTGCTACTGATGGCCAACGATCAGGATGGGGCCGTGCCCTGGTACCAGAGCATTGAGTTTTACTCCGCCCTGCGCCGGCTCAGCAAACCGGCCTGGCTGCTGGTGTACAACGGCGAAGATCACAACCTGACCCAGCGTCACAACGCCAAGGACCTCAGCGTTCGGATGTATCAGTTCTTCGATTATTATCTGAAAGACACCCCGGAACCCGCCTGGATGAAGCAGGGCCGGTCGGCGGTGGAAAAAGAATTGGGAATCATGAAGTATTAA